One Lycium barbarum isolate Lr01 chromosome 5, ASM1917538v2, whole genome shotgun sequence genomic window carries:
- the LOC132642658 gene encoding large ribosomal subunit protein uL15x-like, with product MTTRFKKNRKKRGHVSAGHGRIGKHRKHPGGRGNAGGMHHHRILFDKYHPGYFGKVGMRYFHKLHNKFYCPTVNIDKLWSLVPQEVKDKVAVGSTKGTAPIIDVTQYGYFKVLGKGVLPENQAVVVKAKLISKNAEKKIKEAGGAVVLTA from the coding sequence ATGACAACCCGTTTCAAGAAGAACCGTAAGAAGAGAGGCCACGTCAGTGCAGGACACGGTCGTATCGGCAAACACAGGAAGCATCCAGGTGGTCGTGGTAATGCTGGTGGTATGCATCATCACCGTATCCTTTTCGACAAGTACCATCCAGGTTACTTCGGTAAGGTAGGTATGCGTTACTTCCACAAACTCCATAACAAGTTCTATTGCCCAACTGTTAACATCGACAAGTTATGGTCACTTGTTCCACAAGAAGTGAAGGATAAGGTTGCTGTTGGTAGTACTAAAGGGACTGCACCTATCATTGATGTTACTCAGTATGGGTATTTTAAGGTTCTTGGAAAAGGTGTTTTGCCCGAAAATCAGGCTGTTGTTGTGAAGGCTAAGCTTATTTCCAAGAATGCTGAGAAGAAGATTAAGGAGGCTGGTGGTGCTGTTGTGCTCACTGCTTAG